In Dioscorea cayenensis subsp. rotundata cultivar TDr96_F1 chromosome 9, TDr96_F1_v2_PseudoChromosome.rev07_lg8_w22 25.fasta, whole genome shotgun sequence, a genomic segment contains:
- the LOC120268742 gene encoding cation transporter HKT8-like isoform X1, with translation MNFFVSLHKRITSLHRNLSINISFLCYYIFVKLHPFWIQLFYFILISSIGFLFLKLLPNKHSSLKLSNLDVFFMAVSASTVSSMSTIEMEVFSNVQLLVLTLLMLLGGEVFVSMLTLHVNNKYFLKQSQKTNNIISLTTNSEYLKSKYMRYLLHVILAYFILIHASGYAMIIAYVSLIPSARRVLHGKGLNVHTFTIFSVVSSFTNCGFIPTNENMIVFKKYSGFLLMIITLVLTGNTLFPACLSFLIWILERITRREEFGYILKDKTNGVFAHLFPGLHSVLMLALTVAGFIVIQMILFCCMEWSSEGLEGLNAYQKLVGALFQSVNSRHAGESIVDLSTISPAILVLYLVMMYLPPYTCFLPAEREVDGEDDDANKGKLNLIENLMFSQVANLSIFTIMICITERKSISHDPLNFNVLNIATEIISAYGNVGFSTGYSCERQLKPDPNCKDSWVGFSGRWSTKGKLILIFIMFFGRLKKFSMHAGKAWKLC, from the exons ATGaacttctttgtttctcttcatAAGAGAATTACATCTCTCCACAGAAATCTCTCCATTAATATTTCATTCCTCTGTTACTATATATTTGTCAAACTTCATCCATTTTGGATTCAACTCTTCTACTTCATACTTATTTCCTCAATTGGCTTTCTGTTTCTCAAACTCCTGCCAAACAAACACTCATCTCTTAAGCTAAGCAACTTAGATGTCTTCTTCATGGCTGTCTCTGCCAGCACTGTCTCAAGCATGAGCACCATTGAAATGGAAGTCTTTTCCAATGTCCAACTCTTAGTTCTCACTCTCTTGATGCTACTTGGTGGAGAGGTTTTTGTCTCTATGCTCACTTTACATGTCAATAACAAGTATTTCTTGAAACAATCTCagaaaacaaacaatattaTTAGTCTCACAACCAATTCAGAGTACTTGAAGTCCAAATACATGAGATATTTACTCCATGTTATCTTGGCTTATTTTATACTGATCCATGCAAGTGGTTATGCAATGATCATTGCTTATGTGAGCTTGATTCCAAGTGCAAGACGAGTGTTGCATGGCAAGGGACTCAATGTGCACACATTCACCATCTTCTCTGTGGTTTCATCCTTCACAAACTGTGGATTCATTCCAACCAATGAGAACATGATTGTTTTCAAGAAATACTCTGGATTTCTCCTCATGATCATCACTCTTGTTCTCACTGGAAACACTCTCTTCCCTGCATGTTTGAGCTTCTTGATTTGGATACTTGAGAGAATCACTAGAAGAGAAGAGTTTGGTTATATTTTGAAGGATAAAACTAATGGGGTTTTCGCTCACTTGTTTCCTGGTTTGCATTCAGTGCTAATGTTAGCTCTAACTGTGGCTGGCTTTATTGTAATACAAATGATACTCTTTTGTTGCATGGAGTGGAGTTCAGAGGGTTTGGAAGGACTGAATGCTTATCAAAAGCTCGTCGGAGCTCTGTTTCAGTCAGTGAATTCCCGACATGCCGGAGAATCCATTGTGGACCTCTCTACCATCTCCCCTGCCATCTTGGTCCTCTATCTAGTGATGAT GTATCTTCCTCCATATACATGTTTTCTCCCGGCTGAAAGAGAGGTagatggagaagatgatgatgcaaataaaggaaaattaaatttgattgagAATTTGATGTTCTCACAAGTAGCCAATCTCTCCATCTTCACCATCATGATCTGCATCACTGAGAGGAAAAGCATCTCTCATGATCCTCTCAACTTCAATGTCCTAAACATAGCCACTGAAATCATcag TGCATATGGGAATGTGGGATTCTCCACTGGTTATAGCTGTGAAAGGCAACTGAAACCTGATCCAAATTGTAAGGATTCATGGGTTGGATTCTCAGGCAGATGGAGCACCAAAGGAAAGCTCATCCTCATCTTTATCATGTTCTTTGGCAGGCTCAAGAAGTTCAGCATGCATGCTGGTAAAGCTTGGAAACTTTGCTAa
- the LOC120268740 gene encoding reticulon-like protein B23 has product MEREKAEEGEREGRGGTLVALVCGTLVYYHCGWRESSAVSLAADVLIVLLCSLAILGMLFRQMNISVPVDPLEWQISQDTANSIFACLANTIGAAESVLRVAATGHDKRLFFKVIAILYLLASLGRLASGATVAYAGLCIFCLYLLVESSQLFRHITARFFRTRDTLSQAQD; this is encoded by the exons ATGGAGAGGGAGAAGGCGGAGGAGGGCGAGCGGGAGGGGAGGGGAGGGACGTTGGTGGCGTTGGTGTGTGGTACTCTCGTGTACTACCACTGCGGATGGCGGGAATCGAGCGCTGTGTCCCTCGCTGCCGACGTTCTCATTGTCCTTCTCTGCTCCCTCGCCATCCTTGGCATGCTGTTCCGCCAGATGAATATCTC GGTACCTGTGGATCCTCTTGAATGGCAGATTTCTCAGGATACAGCCAATAGCATTTTTGCCTGCCTAGCTAATACAATCGGGGCAGCTGAATCTGTCTTGAGGGTCGCTGCAACAGGACATGACAAAAGGCTATTCTTTAAG GTGATTGCTATTCTGTATCTCCTGGCATCATTGGGAAGATTGGCATCAGGAGCCACTGTTGCATATGCTG GATTATGCATATTCTGCTTGTACCTTTTGGTCGAAAGCTCCCAATTATTCCGTCACATCACTGCTCGGTTTTTCAGAACAAGAGACACCCTAAGCCAAGCTCAAGATTGA
- the LOC120268739 gene encoding bZIP transcription factor RISBZ4-like, with the protein MERSSSVRDMEELEEFLRSFPAAMNLAGADLFDLADFDTDIVDIFLEDTVDTSTVTKTETWSPTQYINVESPASILKPNNKGSIGGSSGSEQSDDETIEIETGFGFSSEQSTLTHDSKRIRRMESNRESARKSREKKQAHLANLQLLVDQLQEQKTSLNKQLVDANQQFSEAVMDNHELRSGVEALRIKVKMLDLVVRSSFTFGLDSLIQNHIGINNGSIPMMNTHLPFQQGQQVLPLTREEAEAFNSSMQTDMQLQGTGMGTCFNLENMPATDVRAWDKLASDRTEP; encoded by the exons ATGGAGAGAAGCTCATCAGTAAGGGACATGGAAGAGTTGGAAGAGTTTCTCAGGTCCTTCCCGGCGGCGATGAACCTCGCCGGAGCTGATCTTTTCGACCTCGCCGACTTCGACACG GACATAGTGGACATATTTTTAGAAGATACTGTTGATACATCAACAGTGACAAAAACTGAAACATGGTCTCCGACTCAGTACATAAATG ttgaaagTCCAGCTTCAATTTTGAAGCCAAATAACAAAGGTAGCATAGGAGGATCAAGTGGTTCAGAGCAATcagacgatgaaacaatagaaaTTGAGACTGGTTTTGGTTTTTCCTCTGAACAGAGCACACTCACGCATGATTCTAAACGCATTAGACG GATGGAATCGAACCGTGAATCTGCGAGGAAATCCCGGGAGAAGAAGCAGGCTCACCTGGCCAATCTTCAGTTGCTG GTTGATCAACTACAAGAACAGAAGACCTCACTGAATAAACAACTCGTAGATGCTAACCAACAGTTCAGTGAGGCTGTGATGGATAATCACGAACTCAGATCAGGTGTCGAAGCTCTGAGAATTAAGGTAAAGATGCTAGATCTGGTTGTTCGGAGTTCATTTACATTCGGCTTAGACAGTCTAATTCAAAACCACATCGGCATCAATAACGGGTCAATTCCAATGATGAACACACACCTTCCCTTCCAACAAGGGCAGCAAGTCCTGCCACTAACCAGGGAGGAAGCAGAAGCTTTTAACAGCAGCATGCAAACAGACATGCAGCTTCAGGGTACAGGAATGGGCACCTGTTTCAACTTGGAAAATATGCCTGCAACTGATGTGCGGGCATGGGACAAGCTGGCATCTGATAGAACAGAGCCATAA
- the LOC120268742 gene encoding cation transporter HKT8-like isoform X2 — protein sequence MNFFVSLHKRITSLHRNLSINISFLCYYIFVKLHPFWIQLFYFILISSIGFLFLKLLPNKHSSLKLSNLDVFFMAVSASTVSSMSTIEMEVFSNVQLLVLTLLMLLGGEVFVSMLTLHVNNKYFLKQSQKTNNIISLTTNSEYLKSKYMRYLLHVILAYFILIHASGYAMIIAYVSLIPSARRVLHGKGLNVHTFTIFSVVSSFTNCGFIPTNENMIVFKKYSGFLLMIITLVLTGNTLFPACLSFLIWILERITRREEFGYILKDKTNGVFAHLFPEGLEGLNAYQKLVGALFQSVNSRHAGESIVDLSTISPAILVLYLVMMYLPPYTCFLPAEREVDGEDDDANKGKLNLIENLMFSQVANLSIFTIMICITERKSISHDPLNFNVLNIATEIISAYGNVGFSTGYSCERQLKPDPNCKDSWVGFSGRWSTKGKLILIFIMFFGRLKKFSMHAGKAWKLC from the exons ATGaacttctttgtttctcttcatAAGAGAATTACATCTCTCCACAGAAATCTCTCCATTAATATTTCATTCCTCTGTTACTATATATTTGTCAAACTTCATCCATTTTGGATTCAACTCTTCTACTTCATACTTATTTCCTCAATTGGCTTTCTGTTTCTCAAACTCCTGCCAAACAAACACTCATCTCTTAAGCTAAGCAACTTAGATGTCTTCTTCATGGCTGTCTCTGCCAGCACTGTCTCAAGCATGAGCACCATTGAAATGGAAGTCTTTTCCAATGTCCAACTCTTAGTTCTCACTCTCTTGATGCTACTTGGTGGAGAGGTTTTTGTCTCTATGCTCACTTTACATGTCAATAACAAGTATTTCTTGAAACAATCTCagaaaacaaacaatattaTTAGTCTCACAACCAATTCAGAGTACTTGAAGTCCAAATACATGAGATATTTACTCCATGTTATCTTGGCTTATTTTATACTGATCCATGCAAGTGGTTATGCAATGATCATTGCTTATGTGAGCTTGATTCCAAGTGCAAGACGAGTGTTGCATGGCAAGGGACTCAATGTGCACACATTCACCATCTTCTCTGTGGTTTCATCCTTCACAAACTGTGGATTCATTCCAACCAATGAGAACATGATTGTTTTCAAGAAATACTCTGGATTTCTCCTCATGATCATCACTCTTGTTCTCACTGGAAACACTCTCTTCCCTGCATGTTTGAGCTTCTTGATTTGGATACTTGAGAGAATCACTAGAAGAGAAGAGTTTGGTTATATTTTGAAGGATAAAACTAATGGGGTTTTCGCTCACTTGTTTCCTG AGGGTTTGGAAGGACTGAATGCTTATCAAAAGCTCGTCGGAGCTCTGTTTCAGTCAGTGAATTCCCGACATGCCGGAGAATCCATTGTGGACCTCTCTACCATCTCCCCTGCCATCTTGGTCCTCTATCTAGTGATGAT GTATCTTCCTCCATATACATGTTTTCTCCCGGCTGAAAGAGAGGTagatggagaagatgatgatgcaaataaaggaaaattaaatttgattgagAATTTGATGTTCTCACAAGTAGCCAATCTCTCCATCTTCACCATCATGATCTGCATCACTGAGAGGAAAAGCATCTCTCATGATCCTCTCAACTTCAATGTCCTAAACATAGCCACTGAAATCATcag TGCATATGGGAATGTGGGATTCTCCACTGGTTATAGCTGTGAAAGGCAACTGAAACCTGATCCAAATTGTAAGGATTCATGGGTTGGATTCTCAGGCAGATGGAGCACCAAAGGAAAGCTCATCCTCATCTTTATCATGTTCTTTGGCAGGCTCAAGAAGTTCAGCATGCATGCTGGTAAAGCTTGGAAACTTTGCTAa
- the LOC120268972 gene encoding galacturonokinase, with product MRVSSWPSTVEVNAVKERVVQMSGGNIGDVRIVVSPYRICPLGAHIDHQGGIVSAMTINKGIILGFIPSDDGQIILQSGQFDGDVRFKVDVSQLPRSSTAAQENGASKSCNKELDWGCYARGAVYALQRRGFHLDKGIIGFICGSDGLDSSGLSSSAAVGVAYLLALENANSLIVSQTDNIELDRLIENEYLGLRNGILDQSAVLLSKYGCLMRMNCKTKEHNLVRLFEMEGNQRLNGHGAYKILLAFSGLKHALANNPGYNSRVSECQEAARLLLCASGDEDVEPLLCNVDPSTYEAHKGGLEPNLAKRAKHYFTENFRVKEGLKAWASGELETFGKLISASGLSSIENYECGCEPMIQLYQILVRAPGVYGARFSGAGFRGCCLALVDADRAEEAASFVKLEYPKVQPKLANQLKQDKIVLICEAGDCAQIL from the exons atgcGGGTTTCTTCATGGCCATCAACAGTGGAG GTAAATGCTGTGAAAGAGAGGGTAGTCCAAATGAGTGGAGGAAACATTGGCGATGTGAGGATTGTTGTCTCTCCATACAGAATTTGCCCACTGGGAGCCCACATTGATCACCAG GGTGGGATTGTTTCAGCTATGACTATCAACAAGGGGATAATTCTTGGCTTTATTCCTTCTGATGATGGTCAGATTATTTTGCAGTCTGGTCAGTTTGATGGAGATGTGAGATTCAA AGTTGATGTTTCACAACTACCAAGGAGTTCAACAGCTGCCCAAGAGAATGGTGCATCTAAAAGTTGCAACAAAGAGTTGGATTGGGGGTGTTATGCTAGAGGTGCTGTTTATGCATTGCAAAGGAGAGGGTTTCACCTAGACAAG GGTATTATTGGGTTCATTTGTGGCTCAGATGGGCTTGATAGTTCTGGGCTTAGCTCTTCTGCAGCT GTTGGGGTTGCTTACCTTTTGGCTTTAGAAAATGCAAACAGTCTAATTGTATCCCAAACAGATAATATTGAGCTGGACAG ACTGATTGAAAACGAATACTTGGGTCTGAGAAATGGTATTCTTGATCAGTCAGCGGTACTGCTTTCTAAATACGGTTGTCTCATGCGCATGAACTGCAAG ACGAAGGAACACAACCTTGTGCGCCTTTTCGAGATGGAAGGAAACCAACGATTAAATGGTCACGGAGCCTACAAGATTTTATTGGCATTTTCAGGGTTGAAGCATGCTTTAGCAAATAACCCTGGATATAATTCTCGAGTTTCTGAATGCCAAGAGGCCGCTCGACTTCTTTTATG TGCTTCAGGTGATGAGGATGTTGAACCTCTTCTTTGCAATG TTGATCCAAGCACATATGAAGCTCATAAG GGTGGATTAGAGCCAAATCTAGCAAAAAGAGCAAAGCATTACTTCACAGAAAATTTTCGGGTTAAGGAAG GACTAAAAGCATGGGCATCTGGGGAACTTGAAACTTTTGGAAAGCTCATATCTGCTTCCGGCCTCAGTTCCATAGAGAATTATGAATGTG GCTGTGAGCCAATGATACAACTGTACCAAATCCTCGTAAGGGCTCCCGGAGTTTATGGAGCACGCTTCAGTGGAGCTGGATTTAGAGGCTGCTGCCTAGCATTGGTGGATGCTGATCGTGCCGAGGAAGCAGCATCTTTTGTGAAACTTGAATACCCAAAAGTTCAGCCCAAGCTAGCGAACCAGCTTAAACAAGACAAGATTGTATTGATTTGTGAAGCTGGAGATTGTGCCCAGATATTGTGA
- the LOC120269305 gene encoding cation transporter HKT2-like — translation MAIFSSSSMARVKNDAENILATRTFSFARIVKYLWSVLSLLYRFFAFHVSPFWIQLCYFVSLCLLGSLAMMTLKPSKPSFSPRYVDMLYMSASALTVSGLNSVELENFSSSQIVVLTLLMLLGGEAFTSMLSLLFRKLKYNKPENTESRIDANDIELEPRDIPMNTITHVEAGQNIAVIVSSDNSSSSSSSIDKDKKYNSIRYLLFIVFSYIFLIHVSGSIFILLYVSLVSSARDVLNGRGIPKILFSISVTVSSFANAGLIPTNENMVIFKKNPGLLLIIIPQILAGNTLFPVFLRLILWALKKITRREQFSYIMRNSKRVNYSGLMSNKLTVCLAMTVISLIVAQVTLYWAMDWNSAVFDGLTSYQKIVNALFMAVNSRHAGEGTLDLSITAPSVLILFIIVMYLPGSTAYISEKDETENKKRKRMSTRKSFVHKYVFSHITCLAIFVMAICITERKKLSKDPLNFPVLNILLEVVSAYGNVGFSTGYSCERQLVPDQTCEDKWISLSGKWSDKGKLILVFVLLFGRLKKFSMEAGRAWILS, via the exons ATGGCAATCTTCAGTAGTTCATCCATGGCTCGTGTGAAGAATGACGCAGAAAACATTCTTGCGACAAGAACATTTAGCTTCGCCCGCATCGTTAAGTACCTTTGGAGTGTCTTGTCGTTGCTCTATCGTTTTTTTGCCTTTCATGTGAGTCCTTTTTGGATTCAACTATGCTACTTTGTCTCCCTGTGCTTGTTAGGCTCTCTGGCCATGATGACACTGAAACCAAGCAAACCTTCCTTTAGTCCTAGATACGTCGATATGTTGTATATGTCAGCATCGGCATTGACAGTGTCTGGACTCAACAGCGTCGAACTAGAGAACTTCTCAAGCTCCCAAATTGTGGTCTTGACTCTCTTGATGCTCTTGGGAGGTGAAGCTTTCACTTCCATGCTTAGCCTTCTATTCAGGAAGCTCAAATACAATAAACCAGAGAACACTGAATCTCGCATCGATGCCAATGACATCGAACTTGAGCCTAGAGATATTcccatgaatacaataactcatgTTGAAGCTGGCCAAAACATCGCTGTTATTGTTTCTTCAGAcaactcttcttcttcatcttcttccattgaCAAGGACAAGAAGTACAACTCGATACGGTATCTTCTCTTCATAGTTTTCAGTTACATCTTTTTGATTCATGTGAGTGGTTCTATCTTCATTCTACTCTATGTGAGCCTTGTTTCAAGTGCCAGAGATGTGCTGAATGGGAGAGGTATTCCCAAGATCTTGTTCTCCATCTCTGTTACTGTTTCATCCTTTGCTAATGCTGGCCTTATTCCTACTAATGAAAACATGGTCATCTTTAAGAAAAACCCCGGTCTTCTACTCATTATTATCCCCCAAATCCTCGCCGGAAACACGTTGTTTCCCGTATTCCTAAGACTGATCCTCTGGGCATTGAAAAAGATAACAAGAAGAGAACAATTTTCTTACATTATGAGAAACTCTAAAAGAGTTAACTACTCTGGATTAATGTCAAACAAGCTCACTGTTTGCCTTGCTATGACTGTGATCTCGCTCATCGTCGCGCAAGTGACACTCTACTGGGCAATGGATTGGAATTCAGCAGTGTTTGATGGACTGACTTCTTACCAGAAGATCGTCAACGCATTGTTCATGGCAGTGAACTCGAGGCATGCTGGTGAAGGCACTCTTGATCTCTCCATCACTGCTCCTTCTGTTCTTATTCTATTCATCATAGTGAT gtATCTTCCAGGATCAACTGCATAT ATTTCAGAAAAAGATGAAACagagaacaagaagagaaaaagaatgagTACAAGAAAATCATTTGTGCATAAATATGTGTTTTCACATATCACATGCCTTGCAATATTTGTGATGGCCATCTGCATCACTGAGAGGAAGAAACTATCCAAAGACCCACTCAATTTCCCTGTCTTAAACATTCTTCTTGAAGTAGTAAG TGCATATGGAAATGTTGGGTTCTCAACTGGTTATAGCTGTGAAAGACAACTAGTTCCTGATCAAACATGTGAAGACAAATGGATCAGTCTGTCAGGCAAGTGGAGTGACAAAGGGAAGctgattttggtttttgttcTCTTGTTTGGAAGGCTTAAGAAGTTCTCCATGGAAGCTGGCAGAGCTTGGATTTTATCTTAG